In Bacteroidota bacterium, the following are encoded in one genomic region:
- a CDS encoding type 1 glutamine amidotransferase, which translates to MDVLIGITTSFEDGEQRLSHAYVRAVEQAGGTPVVVPMLETAGAMAKIAQLLDGLIITGGPAITAGLIGSLPSDISETAPERVLADTLIADAIEAEEKPIFGICYGMQLLNARAGGTIYADVEAQVEKAFTHSAKRGAKMHDIEIDRSSALFDALRQQSVRVNTRHIQAISNVGDAFRVTAVAPDGTPEAIENASGSIIGVQFHPENLGDAMLPLFKQFIERARRKHPEKASPL; encoded by the coding sequence ATGGATGTCCTGATAGGCATAACAACCTCTTTTGAGGATGGTGAACAACGGCTCAGCCACGCGTACGTACGCGCCGTGGAGCAGGCCGGTGGTACGCCTGTCGTTGTGCCCATGCTGGAAACAGCAGGTGCCATGGCAAAGATTGCACAATTACTGGATGGCCTCATCATTACCGGGGGGCCAGCCATCACAGCGGGACTTATCGGATCCCTTCCTTCAGACATCTCAGAAACGGCACCAGAAAGGGTCCTTGCGGACACTTTGATTGCGGATGCTATCGAGGCGGAGGAAAAACCGATTTTTGGTATCTGCTACGGCATGCAACTCCTGAATGCCCGTGCCGGCGGTACCATTTATGCCGATGTAGAAGCCCAGGTAGAGAAAGCATTTACACACAGCGCTAAACGTGGAGCAAAAATGCACGATATAGAAATAGATCGTTCGTCTGCGCTGTTCGATGCTTTGCGACAACAATCCGTGCGGGTCAATACAAGGCATATTCAAGCCATATCTAACGTTGGCGATGCTTTCCGAGTCACCGCAGTAGCTCCTGATGGAACGCCAGAGGCGATTGAAAACGCATCAGGATCTATCATTGGCGTCCAGTTTCATCCTGAAAACCTGGGCGACGCCATGCTCCCCCTATTTAAGCAATTCATCGAACGTGCGCGCAGAAAGCACCCGGAAAAAGCTTCACCTCTATAG